The Epinephelus fuscoguttatus linkage group LG19, E.fuscoguttatus.final_Chr_v1 genome contains the following window.
TAAGGTATTTGCAAGTGAGTTACTGGAAAGTTAATATTGTCTAAATTTACTAGGATCATATTATGGCTAAGGGTGGGGGAAATAATCGATTCTTAGATGCATCACAATGTAGACGTGGACGATTTGGTATCGATTCATAAATGTCAATAATTGATTGTCTAAATGTTTAGTAATACATGATGTTGATGGAACAAAAGAGGTGGAACTCAGCTGTGAGGGCAGtggagctcctggacagtctacAGTGAGGCCACGCTGGAGTTAAATTGTAATTCATCTTCACAAAAGGCAGCGGttggaaaaatgttttaatttaattttaagtcATTACATTTGTGAGGTGAACATGAAGTATATTGTAAATGCTTTCCACGCCATCACCCAGAGATGGACGTTATCGAAGCGGAGCAGCGATAAACTGTAACGTAAATAAACAAGACCGGCTGACCAACACACtgcaacattaaacacattaaatcaaCTCTGTGGTGAAGAAAATAACTCAATACTTAGTCTTGTTTCACTTCAGAAACTGCACACCCAGCCTGCTCAGCGTTTTGGCTTTCCCTTGTGCAAATGGAGAGAGAGGCTGCTCACAGCTCCGATGCTAGCATAACGTAAATAACACAGTGGAGCTGCGAGCACTCTGCTGCCGCCACATGTTATTCTTGAACACACAGTAAGGTGCTTTTTGAATTCATTCATGTATTCATTATTGCAGTTAtcgctttaaaataaaaaggctgTGGACCATTTAGTATTCAGTAGTATGGGAAATGCATACTGTTTCTGGggaaatattacagtatgcaAACTCTGGACCTCACGCCATATATGTGACGTGATACATGTGATGACATCTTTAAAATTCACTAATGGTCATCCTGTACTGGCTTGCTAATCATCTTAGGTTGTCTATGAGCATTATACAGCTAACTTGTTATCAAACGCTAGTAAGGCTGGTGCTATTGCAGTAATGCACAATGTGCTTTTGACAGGCCATCTGTAGGGGATGTTACACAAATGCCAGCAGCATGACCAGGAGCTGAGTGTCTATTCTGTGCAGAGCGCTGCatggttgctgttttttttgtggtggCTGAGAGttgaaaattttccaacttTGGGTAAAATTCCAGTGTCACTTCTTACCCTGCTGTTCAGGTGACCTCAAACTGTAAAAATGAGGGAGGTAAatatatgattttttaaaagaaagggAAACCTGACCACCCCACACTCCTGTTTGGTTCATTTATAATAAGTCTACATGAAATTTACCAACCAAGCAACAATGGGTCATTTTCTCTTTGGCCTAAACAAAGGAATGTcactacaggtgtgaaagctcCCTGAGATAAACTCGGAGTCCCTCTTGTTATAAATATTATGTACTACACTGTGTTGAAGTTGAGTGACCGTAGCCTTTAAGAGCAACTGCCCAGGCTGTTAAAATTGCTATGTGCTAACACCTACTCACCTACACTATTCTGATGAACTAGTCATCAGAgatctgtgtatttatttgtggttgttttccccAGACCTTTAAACCATATCCGTTATTTgtgattgttttagtgtgtgagCACGCACACGCCAGCATGGTCTGTGTCAGCAATGAGTAATCACCTCTGGAATGTTGAATGAATTTGGATCTGGTGTATCCAGAGCACAGTTGAACGcgcccacccacccacccacacgcgcgcgcacgcacacacacacacacacacacacacacacacacacacacacacacacacacacgattggAAATGTTACATCACATTTGGTCCCTAATAGTTAAAGATGcacttgttttatttgtcttgGCTTGATGGGCTAAGCCTTGTTATCCCTATGGAGAACAACCAAGTCCTGCccatccccacacacacacagtctcacacaccCTCCTGAAGCACCACATTTGTTTATGCACTCTGGTATTTTAGGGATGCAGTGTTTAACAGGGATGTCCCCAAAGTGCCTGCATAAGATGTGTGTGCGCACTGTTTTTATCTTCATGGTCTCTATTTCTTTTCCTGgttgtcttgtttgtgtgtgtgtgtgtgtgtgtgtgtgtgtgtgtgtgtgtgtgtggcttaaACAGCGTGTTATTCAATAGTCAATTGACATAGATCCTGGATGAATACTGcagaaattaagaaaataataatgattagtCCAATAATGTACTTGCAGGGCTACCTCCCCAGCCAACAGGACATTCTCTTGGCCAGAAAACCCACTAAGGGCATCCACGAGTACAACTTTGAGATTAAGAACGTGCCCTTCAAGATGGTGGATGTGGGTGGTCAGCGCTCTGAGAGGCGGCGCTGGTTCGAATGCTTTGACTCAGTCACTTCCATCCTCTTTCTCGTCTCCTCCTCTGAATACGACCAGGTGAGTCAGCTGTAAGCCAAATATTGTGGTGAGGCCACACTAACACTAGAAGAGGAACTCCTGAAAATCGCAGACCTGACGTAGTAATAATGTCAGGCTATCACAGATCAACTTGACGTGTTCATGGAGGCATACAGCAgcgaggtggtaattctagctCCCACCTTATAAACCCCACTGAATTTCACACTACAATATTACGGCCATGGGTTATAAATATTTCGGCTTTTGAAATACCAAAAGATCTCATCCCAGATGAGTCCTGACAGAATGTGTTTTACATGAAAGCTAACTTGGTATATACaatacatgaagaaaaaaaagtgtcccAGGAACTCAGGAAAATCAGGAAACTAAGTGCCCTCTTCACAGCAGGAACTTACAGGATTAGTTCCCAATTTTTCAAGTCGGTCTGAAAACAATAGTGAGGTGTTCTTTACATATACCTGCTGCTCATAccagacacacactgtcacaataACCTTTAACCTCAGCATACACATCTCCATTGTAACACCTCCAGGTGCTGATGGAGGACCGGCAGACAAACCGGCTGAGCGAGTCCCTCAACATCTTCGAGACCATCGTCAACAACCGGGTGTTCTGCAATGTCTCCATCATCCTGTTCCTGAACAAGACGGACCTGCTGGAGGAGAAGGTGAAGCAGGTATCCATTAAAGACTACTTCCCCGAGTTCTCGGGTGACCCCACAAGCCTGGCAGATGTCCAGCGCTTCCTGGTGGAATGCTTTCGCAAAAAGCGCCGTGAACAGCAGCAGAAGCCGCTGTACCACCACTTCACCACGGCCATCAACACTGAGAACATCCGGCTGGTGTTCCGCGACGTCAAGGACACCATCTTGCATGACAACCTCAAGCAGCTGATGCTGCAGTGAGGGGACTGaccaagaggaggaggaggaggaggtggaggggtgggTGGAGGCAGATGGAAAGTGGGTGTCTAGGTGCCTTTTTCTTACCTGTAAGAGGAGAGGGCATTGTCCTTCTACCCATCCATCCTCCCTCCTTGACTTTGACCGGCTCCTCACTTTTGAACTTTGACTGTATATTAAAGCCACCACTACTACCGCCATTCCCCCACGCTTGCTCTCTGCCTTACTGAGCTTGTTCACTGTGACTTATAACAGCCACCTTTGGCTCAGAGCCCCAACCACTCTTTGACccttcaaaccactgtaaatgACCTCTAACCCCACTCTCTACCCCCGTCCACACTCTGCAGTGAATCTCCCTGACGTCTCTTATGGTATTTGACCCTAAGTGTCGCTCTGATACACATCCACACACTTTTCTTCTATGCTGCTCTGACCACTGTTGCTAGGGtaggagagggggaggggcttGTTTTAAATTGATGTAACTGAGTAGCTGTCATCAGCGACTGTTGCCAGGTGTTGCCTTCCTTTTCAGaacttcttttgttttgtcccGTTTGACATCTGCTCTCCACTGGCACgtcatgatgacatcactgtgggGATTTCCTCTGAggaactaacacacacacacacacacacacacacacatacaaataggAATTCCTGTTCCAAAGTCCACTTAATTCTAGTTTtctaatcatttcatttctttttctaatatatgaatatactgtatgtacctatgcattttctttaatttatattttataggGGTTTACACTTTTGTGGATTTGCTGATGGACTCTGTTACAGTTAACTGGATACATAGACCACTTGTAAAATTTAACACAGTGCTATAAGGGTAGCTAGCGCAGGGTTAATAGTGACACATTGTATTTTGCTGTTTCTCAGGGCACATTGTGAACCCCACCTTTTTGTGATTTGAAGCCAAGCAGAACTCTCATGCCTCCGCCTTTCCACGAGTCACTCAAAAATCAGATTTCATGGTGTCTTTTCTCAGTTTGTTTCAGAAAAGAAGACTCCTTATGTTTCAAAAACAGAACTGTGGCCATCTTCAATCAGGACCTTAGTTTACCAGCAGGGTCTGGACAGACAAATAATGACCCCATTTGGGCCTGGTATGAATATGTGATCTGTATCTAGATGTGTTTTCTGGATAATGACATCtgcatttacacctggtattaataaGTCTGGTTGTTATCTCAACTCTGTTATATCATTATTGGATCTCAATATGCAAACTAGACCTAGCTTTGCTGACAGCCAGATTTCTTGCCCCGTCGACATGCAGAAACATAGTTCCCAATGCCCACCCTGCCCACTCCAGTAGTTCTttggccactctgcactgcacaccacctgGGTCAGGTGGCAGTTAGCTAGCAGTGCACCTCATTCAGTGATGACTGCTGGTGACTCCATCCCTGTAAGGGGAACACATTGCTGcggaaacatggtggccaccctccagtctccctcCAGGTGGCCCTGCtgagtaagcagcttcatttttttGGGCGCAGTGTTTGCACAGCAGATGTGGGTGGTGCATAGTGCAGTAAATGAACAGTAGCAATTTAACCTATAGACCCAGAGGCATAACTGGCCAAGAAAATTCTCTGCTGATAAATTAATGGTTAATTGTTGACATCCTTAATACAAGAGTCAGAGCACCTGGTGCTGAGCCAGAGCATCTCTGAGGTCACCCATGGGGCAAACACTGTCGGTGCTATGATGCTTGATGCTCCACAGACCATTAATGTGGTGTGGCGTATTAATAGCATTCCATTTGCCATGTTTTCTATGTGCAATCAATGTGTTTCTCCCTATTCAAATAACATAATCCAGATACATAACACATGTTCATGACCAAGGTACACTGGATCACTGTGATCcatgaacatttttttaatgggaCTGTGTTCACAGTAAACAGAAACTGTGGACATATCCAGTGTCTGTTTGCATCACAGATGCATTGCAAAGCTGCAAGACACTTCTCTTTTCAGTTCTGCTGAATCAATTATCGccaaaaatatttaagattAATGAAGATCCAGAAAATTCCAATAATTTAAGATGCACCAGGCTGAGTTTTGACATTATGTGTACAGGCACTGCACAAGATGTAACCTGGAAAAAATTGTCCTTGGTTTGAAAATGTCCTTGAGTCTAACCGTCATGTAGTGATGTTGGAACTGTGGTGACAGTTGGTCAGAGTCTCATTTGAAAGTTTCTTCAGAGGGACTCTAAGAAAAGTAGCCTTAATAAAAGACTTGGCAAAACAATGACGGAGGCTttggtccaggttgaaaatggCCAAACTAATACTCAAGCCCTGTGGAAGCCTGTAGATTTCTTCACTTTATCAGAGGTgaggaagcagggaaactttctTCTTCCTCCCAGGTGGAATACCACCCTAAGTGTATTATACTTCAAGTGGTGAGGGGGGGTTCGGTCTTTCTTTGTTGTCctgaatgatttttattttgtaaaaggTACCTCTaactgctgtctgtctctcctttccATGCATCCTAAGCTTATAACAAAAGGTCACTAATGAACCTGAGCAGTTGGTGCCTGTTGGCTGATCTCACTCTTGTGTACTGCTTATGTACAGTTCACGTTTTCCTCTTTACTCTTTTCTCATGTCTGATGTATCAGTATGTAGTTCTCACACCCACCTCGCTCTCTTTTCTAACAGCTGATGTAACCTCCCACACAGATCTGTATGTATGACTATgagtgttattttattttatttgaacttTTCGGATAGTGTTAATTCACAACAGTAGCAGGCGTCTGGTGGCCTGGGCTTAAGGTGTTCTTCCTCCAGATGGGTTCAGACTATGAACACTTATGTCCTCCATGTGCACACAATTGGCTCCACTGGTTCATGCTAACACATCAGCATACGTAGAAGAGTAATCATCAAGATGATAAGAATGTATAGCAAGTTTCAATAGTAATGGAGTTTGCCTTTTATTTAGCTGTTACATTTTCCAGACTCCTCTAAGCCAGATGTTTTCAGTCTTAACAAAAATAACTTAGTGTATTTGTATGAGAACACAGACATCCTGCATACATCAGCccagttctgttttttttttttttttacttgtcttCATAGTTGTGTTGTAATTGCTTCTGGCAGCTAATCACTGAAAAGACTGAATCAAACCCTGTTTTAGCTTGAACATGCCTATTACCCCTCAACCACTGACACTCCAACTCTCTGACAGATCACTCCAGCGTCTCTCTGTTGTGCCTACACCTAGCGCATTACAGCCTCTCCTCTTAGTCTTCTGTCGCAGTTTTTATCAGTACAGCTGTCTACACAGGCACCGTAACAGCTTGAGTTACACTCACCCTTCAACCTACAAAGCCTCtaaacgtacacacacacaccaaaccgacagcAAAGAACTAGTGCCAGCTGTTGTGTCACCTCCTGTCGCCCGTGTCTTGGCCAAAACGTAGCGTTGAGAACACACCACAAAGCCAGCTAGCACGTATATTCTGTGCCTGCTTGAGAAGAAATAAcactccataccagcaggtggcgatAGTCTGTATTCATTGttcaaaaaaggaaactggaggaacgacaggacagattcaagacacTAGTTACCCAGTTAGCTCATTAACATCACAGCCCAATGTTAAAAGAAGAACTTATATTTACTGTGCACTAGTAACACAGTTACAATCCGTTTCTGcttaagagctcagtggctaaaaaacaatcttacctaatataacaCGTTTGTTGTGATATCATGCAGCACATGACTGCAGGTTGGAATTGAACCTGTGGCCGCTGTGTCAAGGATGTACTGGGCACCCCATCAGTTACCTTTTTCAATGCACATTAcaaattttaagtgttttttttcatgatccAGACATCCTTTGCTCGTAAAACTTATTTGTGTTATCCATCACAGTCACAGGTCTGCATTGCTTGGCCTCGTAACTGTAGTGTTACttaaacaaaaagtgttttctgTTGATGGATTTTAATATTGTGTGAAAATGAAAGGAAGCCAGTGGAGGAAAAAACTATGTATGTTtctaaaacacaaacagcatgtTTTGCAAAATGGTTACATGTAGTGTAAAGTTCACAGGTTTTGTAGTACATGGCTTCAAACATGCTCGTCACTTGTTTTTTCTACAGTTCATGAGGTAGGCATCGGGGAATGTGTAAAATTTGTACAAAATACACCAGCAGCCAATGTCAGCTGATACTAAAGCCACAAAACCAGTTGAGCTGTAAAACTGCAACCTTCAGTTAGACGAGTGTTGCATGATTAGTTGTCTCTTCTTTGGCACTCATATTTCTGTTTACATACATTTGATGTATGTTCCTCTTCTCGATAAATCTGTTTAAGACTGATATTTGTTCAAAATTAGCATTTAGTTTTGAACAAGTGAATGCATATGGGTGAGATGGAGGGGGAATCTTGAGAGACAGATCACATCATTTGTGTCCCAAAGCTGTGTCAGTGTAGTTCTTCCTGTCCCCCAGGCAAACAAGGAGCCTACTGTCACTCAACATGTGTGTTAGCATGGAGCAGTGAAGGCACATGGGttattttggtgtgtgtgtgtgtgtttcaaactCTGAAAAGAGGAAGTTGACCAACAAGAGCATCTATCTAAAGCTCAGTGAGTAACTCAAAGTGTGCGGTGCCAGTCGGTGTGATTCTTCCTCTGTCAGTATGTCTGCATCTGGATGAagctgtgtgtgagacacagacagactgtgtcctgtctgctgctgctcagacagCCTGAAGCTGCAGCCCAGCAGAGTCTGGATCCAGGCTGTTACGTTATGTACTGACTTCAGGTCAGAAGACAGTCTGTTGTTGCtcaaacacacagtcagaccCCGTGAGGTCATAGTAGAACAAGCCAGTACCCTGACATGGCCTTTGTTATCTCTGAACAAACAAGTGATGATGTCCCACATGCTGTTAGACTGTCTCAACTCTCTAATGGagcctctgtgatgtcacatcaCCGTCATTTAACATCAGGGCTCCAAACTCAGGCTCAGGCGTTCAGATTTGAGTTATAGCCTGCAGCAAAAAGGAGCCACGTCTTTTCAGAGCACTTATTAAACTGTCTTCACTTATCCAATGGATGCAGAAAATGATGGGGCTACGTGAGaaatgagaaaagaaagaaaagaaaattagaaACTAAAAAGAAGAATTAGCTAGTTCCTTGTGGAACattatgtgtaaaaaaaatagaataaaaatctCA
Protein-coding sequences here:
- the gna13b gene encoding guanine nucleotide-binding protein subunit alpha-13b, with amino-acid sequence MADFLPSRSVLSVCFPNCLLTSGEVEQLRKSKEIDKCINRDKTYVKRLVKILLLGAGESGKSTFLKQMRIIHGQDFDQKAKEEFRATIYSNVIKGIRVLVDAREKLHIPWGDPSNQRHGDTMMAFDTRSVMAHGHGMVEPKVFQHYLPSIRALWADQGIQNAYDRRREFQLGESVKYFLDNLEKLGQSGYLPSQQDILLARKPTKGIHEYNFEIKNVPFKMVDVGGQRSERRRWFECFDSVTSILFLVSSSEYDQVLMEDRQTNRLSESLNIFETIVNNRVFCNVSIILFLNKTDLLEEKVKQVSIKDYFPEFSGDPTSLADVQRFLVECFRKKRREQQQKPLYHHFTTAINTENIRLVFRDVKDTILHDNLKQLMLQ